Within the Desulfovibrio oxyclinae DSM 11498 genome, the region ACGGCTTCGCGTTGTGCCTGCGGGGAATAGGCGGCTGCGGTGAGTCGGGCATTTTCCAGGGTCTCGGCCAGTTCCGGCGTCTGCCCTTCCCACCACTTTACGGCGGTTTCGAGACACAGGGCCGCGTCGAGCACGTCGCCGTCGGCGCTCCAGATGCCGTTGCCGCCCCAGGAAACATCGCGCAGCGGCCACCATGGAATGAAGCGCGGCGCGGCTTCGGCCTGACGCATGTAGTCCCAGCCGCCATAACCGGAAAAACCGGTGCAGAGGCAGCCGCAGGCCATGGCTTCCAGCGGCGGCAGTGGGCAGCCTTCGGGGAATCCGGTCATGAGAAAGATATGGCTGTTGCGCAGCGTGTCGGCCACGCCGAAGGCGTCCATGCCCTGCACGGGCACCCAGCGGACGCGTTCCCTGCCGCATCGGGCCTCGAAGGCGGCGATGATCTGTGCGGCAAGCGACTTGTTCTTGCGGGGCATGTAGGCCACTCGGATTTTTCCGTTCCGGGCGGCGGCGCCTTGGTGGAAGATTTCGGGGTCGATGCCGGGGCGCAGCTCGGGGGCGTTGCGGCCCACGGTTTCGGCTATGAATTGGCGAACCGGGTCGGAAACGGAGAAGAAACGCACGGGAAGCCGATCCCATGTCACGCCCTGCGGCAGCGAGGAGAAGAGATAGGCCCAGTTCTGAACATAGCTGATGCAGTCCGCCCCCGAGTCAAGCCCCGGAGCGAGGGCGTTGACCCAGCCTTCGGGCACGAGCCAGCGGTCGCCTGGGGCAAGTTGCAGGTCATCCCATTCCAGCACCGGTGCTTCATCCTTCAGCCCGCCGGGA harbors:
- a CDS encoding glycosyltransferase family 1 protein, with the translated sequence MKTCIFLPPVSKPTGGITVLRQIADILHAAGRETYLVARDRGGWRPGGLKDEAPVLEWDDLQLAPGDRWLVPEGWVNALAPGLDSGADCISYVQNWAYLFSSLPQGVTWDRLPVRFFSVSDPVRQFIAETVGRNAPELRPGIDPEIFHQGAAARNGKIRVAYMPRKNKSLAAQIIAAFEARCGRERVRWVPVQGMDAFGVADTLRNSHIFLMTGFPEGCPLPPLEAMACGCLCTGFSGYGGWDYMRQAEAAPRFIPWWPLRDVSWGGNGIWSADGDVLDAALCLETAVKWWEGQTPELAETLENARLTAAAYSPQAQREAVLRLLS